A single window of Thiomicrorhabdus immobilis DNA harbors:
- the glcF gene encoding glycolate oxidase subunit GlcF — MQTQLPKDLLATETGQTADKILRSCVHCGFCLSACPTYGLLGDELDSPRGRIYLIKSVLEGNEVTQDTLSHLDRCLTCRSCETTCPSGVEYGHLLDIGREMAEEKSARNPLQRLIRYGVRKSLTTPWFFNLVIKAMPFLRHSTAVQFTVDELALQQKLQDQQEALKSSVLLISGCVQPALAPNINQASIKVLNRLGLNVLETPQEQCCGAVDHHLSGNADAIAKIKTNIDAWTAYLNQGVKAIISNASGCGVMVKDYPHLMREDAEYAKKAKRIAEHTFDIAEFLSKQDLSIFTHYKNQKVTFHSPCTLQHGQKLPGLVEDILRRLGYRISHVNDAHLCCGSAGTYSIFQPKLSKQLRKNKLTNLLDSNPKIIVTANIGCLMHLQKGTEVPVKHWIELLSTHS, encoded by the coding sequence ATGCAGACCCAACTACCAAAAGACCTATTAGCGACCGAAACCGGTCAAACCGCCGATAAAATTTTACGCTCATGTGTACATTGCGGTTTTTGTCTCTCCGCCTGTCCAACCTACGGGCTGTTAGGCGATGAACTCGACTCGCCACGTGGACGCATCTATCTGATTAAAAGTGTCTTAGAGGGGAATGAAGTCACCCAAGACACCTTGAGCCATCTTGATCGCTGCTTGACCTGCCGTTCTTGTGAAACCACCTGTCCTTCTGGCGTGGAATATGGACATCTTTTGGATATCGGCCGCGAGATGGCGGAAGAGAAAAGCGCTCGCAACCCTCTGCAACGCTTGATTCGCTATGGCGTACGTAAAAGTTTAACCACCCCGTGGTTTTTTAACTTGGTCATCAAAGCCATGCCGTTTCTACGCCACTCGACCGCCGTGCAGTTCACGGTTGACGAATTAGCCTTACAGCAAAAACTGCAAGACCAGCAAGAAGCGCTTAAATCCAGTGTTCTGTTGATTTCAGGCTGCGTGCAACCTGCTTTAGCGCCTAATATCAACCAGGCTAGTATCAAGGTTTTAAACCGTTTGGGGTTAAATGTATTGGAAACCCCGCAAGAACAATGTTGCGGAGCGGTTGACCACCACCTTTCAGGTAATGCGGACGCCATCGCCAAAATCAAAACCAATATTGATGCTTGGACGGCTTATTTGAACCAAGGGGTCAAGGCGATTATCTCCAACGCTAGCGGCTGTGGTGTGATGGTCAAAGACTACCCGCATTTAATGCGTGAAGACGCCGAATACGCCAAAAAAGCCAAACGAATCGCGGAACATACCTTTGATATTGCCGAGTTTTTAAGCAAGCAAGATTTGTCTATCTTCACCCACTACAAAAACCAAAAGGTCACCTTCCACTCACCCTGTACTTTACAGCACGGTCAGAAGTTACCAGGCCTGGTGGAAGATATCTTACGCCGTTTAGGTTATCGAATCAGTCACGTCAACGATGCGCACTTATGTTGCGGATCAGCGGGAACCTATTCGATTTTTCAGCCCAAACTCTCTAAACAACTGCGTAAAAATAAGCTGACGAACTTATTGGATTCCAATCCTAAAATCATCGTTACCGCTAATATCGGTTGCTTGATGCATTTGCAGAAAGGCACTGAAGTACCGGTGAAACACTGGATTGAACTGCTTTCAACCCACTCTTAA
- a CDS encoding FAD-binding protein, translated as MSMQSSISHYSDQIKQAVVDKQLLQIAGNQSKVPLYEDAQLLSIADHTGIVSYDPAELVVTVKAGTKLSDLSAALAENNQMLGFEPPEYGDSTIGGTYACALTGPSRPFRGGLRDFVLGTQLIDGQGREMRFGGKMLKNVAGYDVSRMLCGSKGSLALVTELSLKVLPLLEEQTYSIPMPEGEAILLMNKMQGTSLPLTGCAYFEGKFYYRVAGEHPTQDNRVEVTACSNDVWKTLNPFQPKLAEGEKLWRLDVESTNPAIENTIAVGMGGTRRWVASKNKPNHPYVTLWQSRFAPRNNDKPCVQRIKAGLKDVFDPHHIFKDL; from the coding sequence ATGTCGATGCAAAGCTCAATTTCGCATTATTCTGATCAAATCAAACAAGCTGTAGTGGATAAACAACTGCTACAGATTGCCGGTAATCAAAGCAAAGTACCTCTATATGAAGATGCACAACTGCTGTCGATTGCCGACCATACCGGTATTGTCAGTTACGACCCCGCCGAATTGGTGGTCACCGTCAAAGCCGGAACAAAACTCTCTGATTTAAGCGCCGCCTTAGCGGAAAACAACCAAATGCTCGGGTTTGAACCACCTGAATATGGCGATTCCACCATCGGTGGTACTTACGCTTGCGCCTTAACAGGGCCATCACGCCCTTTTAGAGGCGGATTACGTGACTTTGTTTTAGGCACACAACTGATTGATGGCCAAGGCCGTGAAATGCGCTTTGGCGGTAAAATGCTCAAAAACGTCGCCGGCTATGACGTGTCACGTATGTTATGCGGCTCAAAAGGCTCGCTTGCACTGGTCACCGAGTTGAGTTTGAAAGTTTTACCTCTATTGGAAGAACAAACCTACAGTATTCCGATGCCCGAAGGTGAAGCGATTCTATTGATGAATAAAATGCAAGGCACCTCTTTGCCGCTGACCGGCTGCGCCTATTTTGAAGGCAAATTCTATTACCGTGTTGCCGGCGAACACCCTACCCAAGACAATCGTGTGGAAGTGACCGCCTGTTCCAATGATGTGTGGAAAACCCTCAATCCTTTCCAGCCTAAGTTGGCGGAAGGGGAAAAACTATGGCGTTTGGATGTGGAAAGCACCAACCCCGCCATTGAAAACACCATTGCCGTTGGAATGGGCGGGACACGTCGCTGGGTGGCCAGTAAAAACAAGCCGAATCACCCTTATGTGACCCTTTGGCAATCGCGTTTTGCACCACGTAATAACGATAAACCGTGTGTTCAGCGTATTAAAGCTGGTTTAAAAGACGTGTTTGACCCACATCATATCTTTAAAGATTTATAA
- a CDS encoding FAD-linked oxidase C-terminal domain-containing protein, with the protein MDVIQALEEALNKNCILSSEEACRPYECDGLSAYRQKPLAVALPEDVEQVKQVLRICKAHNTPVITRGSGTGLAGGTLPLENSVILGLSKLNKILQIDPLQRTAIVQPGVRNIQVSDAAAKYGLYYAPDPSSQVACSIGGNVAENSGGVHCLKYGLTVHNVTSLTVLDMDGEIIRFDEKDDGIDLLALLNGSEGLLGVIVEIKLKLIPKPEAAQLVMAAFNSVKACADAVTSVLKQGIVPAGLEMMDKFSIQAAEDFAKVGYPVEAAALLLCEVDGSHDQVKVDAQRVADILTQNGAYEIRVSQNEKERIELWQGRKNAFPAVGRYSPDYYCMDGTIPRSKLAYVLDEIDKLSEKYGLKVANVFHAGDGNLHPLILYDANKPGELEETEKFGQEILKLCVDVGGTITGEHGVGVEKLDSMCHQYPQAELEIFHGIKNVFDSSGLLNPGKAIPTLHRCAELGHMHVHNNQLPHPELERF; encoded by the coding sequence ATGGATGTTATCCAAGCTTTAGAAGAAGCCTTAAACAAAAACTGTATCCTTTCAAGCGAAGAAGCTTGCCGACCCTATGAGTGTGATGGGCTTTCCGCCTATCGTCAAAAACCTTTAGCGGTTGCTCTGCCTGAAGATGTTGAACAGGTTAAGCAAGTGCTCAGAATCTGCAAAGCTCATAATACCCCGGTGATTACCCGCGGTTCTGGTACCGGATTGGCCGGCGGCACCTTGCCTTTAGAGAACAGCGTAATTCTTGGCTTATCAAAACTCAACAAAATTCTGCAAATAGATCCTTTACAAAGAACCGCCATCGTCCAACCAGGTGTGCGCAATATCCAGGTTTCCGACGCAGCGGCCAAATATGGGCTTTATTATGCGCCCGATCCCTCTTCACAGGTGGCCTGCTCGATAGGCGGCAACGTGGCCGAAAATTCCGGTGGCGTGCACTGTTTAAAATATGGTTTAACGGTGCATAATGTCACCTCATTGACCGTATTGGATATGGACGGCGAGATTATCCGGTTTGATGAAAAAGACGATGGCATCGACTTATTAGCCCTGCTGAACGGTTCAGAAGGACTGTTGGGGGTGATTGTCGAAATCAAACTCAAGCTCATCCCCAAACCCGAAGCCGCCCAGTTGGTCATGGCCGCCTTCAACTCCGTTAAAGCCTGCGCCGATGCGGTGACCAGCGTTTTAAAACAAGGGATTGTACCGGCCGGTTTGGAGATGATGGATAAGTTCTCTATCCAAGCGGCTGAAGATTTTGCCAAGGTGGGTTACCCGGTTGAAGCCGCCGCCTTGTTATTGTGTGAAGTGGATGGCAGTCACGACCAAGTGAAAGTGGATGCGCAGCGTGTCGCGGATATTCTCACCCAAAACGGCGCTTATGAAATCCGCGTATCGCAAAATGAGAAAGAGCGTATTGAACTCTGGCAAGGGCGCAAAAACGCCTTTCCTGCCGTGGGTCGTTACTCCCCTGATTACTACTGCATGGATGGCACCATTCCTCGAAGCAAGTTGGCGTATGTGTTGGATGAAATCGACAAGCTGTCGGAAAAATATGGTTTAAAAGTGGCCAATGTCTTTCACGCCGGTGACGGTAACTTGCACCCGTTGATTCTGTACGATGCAAACAAACCCGGAGAGTTGGAAGAGACCGAGAAATTTGGCCAGGAGATTCTCAAACTCTGCGTGGATGTCGGTGGCACTATCACCGGCGAGCATGGTGTCGGTGTCGAAAAGCTCGACTCCATGTGCCATCAGTACCCGCAAGCGGAATTAGAGATTTTTCACGGCATCAAAAATGTGTTTGATAGCTCGGGCTTGCTTAATCCAGGTAAAGCCATTCCAACCCTGCATCGCTGTGCCGAACTCGGCCACATGCACGTGCATAATAATCAATTACCTCACCCTGAGTTGGAGCGTTTTTAA
- a CDS encoding pyridoxal-phosphate-dependent aminotransferase family protein: protein MQSFNPPIRTLMGPGPSDIHPRVLAAMARPTIGHLDPAFVGMMDEIKELLKYAFQTENALTMPVSAPGSAGMETCFVNLVEPGDKVIVCINGVFGGRMKENIERFGGEAIVVEDEWGTAVTPSKVEDACKAHPDAKIVAFVHAETSTGALSDAKTICKIAQDHDCLTIVDAVTSLGGVELKVDEWGIDAIYSGTQKCLSCVPGLSPVSFSEKALDKVRNRATRVPSWFMDLNLVMGYWGQGAKRAYHHTAPVNTLYALHESLVMLKEEGLEASHARHAKVHQQLKAGLEPMGISFVVPEDQRLPQLNSIVIPEGFDDAEVRGRLLNEYNLEIGAGLGALAGKVWRIGLMGDSARPEKVLFCLAALKEVLGK from the coding sequence ATGCAATCTTTTAATCCACCAATTCGTACATTGATGGGTCCAGGACCATCAGATATTCACCCAAGAGTGCTTGCAGCCATGGCTCGTCCAACTATCGGTCACCTTGACCCAGCGTTTGTCGGCATGATGGATGAAATCAAAGAACTACTAAAATACGCTTTTCAGACAGAAAATGCACTAACTATGCCTGTTTCTGCTCCAGGTTCTGCTGGTATGGAAACGTGTTTTGTAAACTTAGTTGAGCCGGGCGATAAAGTCATCGTTTGTATCAATGGGGTTTTTGGCGGACGCATGAAAGAGAACATCGAGCGTTTTGGTGGTGAAGCGATTGTGGTTGAAGATGAGTGGGGTACTGCGGTTACACCATCTAAGGTTGAAGACGCGTGTAAAGCGCATCCTGATGCTAAGATTGTCGCGTTTGTTCACGCTGAAACTTCAACCGGTGCACTGTCTGATGCAAAAACCATTTGTAAAATCGCTCAAGACCACGATTGTTTAACGATCGTTGATGCGGTTACCTCTTTAGGGGGTGTTGAACTGAAAGTGGATGAGTGGGGAATTGATGCGATTTATTCCGGTACTCAGAAGTGTCTTTCTTGTGTTCCTGGTTTATCGCCAGTCAGCTTCAGTGAAAAAGCGCTGGATAAGGTGCGTAACCGTGCAACTCGAGTTCCAAGCTGGTTTATGGATTTGAACCTGGTTATGGGGTATTGGGGACAGGGTGCAAAACGTGCTTACCACCATACCGCGCCAGTAAACACTTTATATGCGTTGCATGAATCTTTGGTTATGCTAAAAGAAGAAGGTTTAGAAGCTTCTCATGCACGTCATGCTAAAGTCCATCAGCAGCTTAAAGCGGGCTTAGAGCCGATGGGAATCAGTTTTGTGGTGCCAGAAGATCAGCGTTTACCTCAGCTTAACTCAATTGTGATTCCTGAAGGATTTGACGACGCGGAAGTACGCGGCAGACTGTTAAACGAATACAACCTTGAGATTGGTGCCGGTTTAGGTGCTTTAGCTGGTAAGGTTTGGCGTATCGGTCTAATGGGCGATAGCGCAAGACCAGAAAAAGTTTTATTCTGTTTAGCGGCACTTAAAGAAGTGCTTGGTAAATAA
- a CDS encoding EAL domain-containing protein produces MKYFVTLLILILAPVFTQAVSASQKLVLGVYQYQSIESVQNQYQALADYLSDTLPNHQVELKVYSSEALIEAARRKQVDLVLTNPNSFEILRTEVLLNGITATQQTLFNNQALDSLGGVIFTRNNASTIQTLNDLPGKNIAIPTLNNTGAYRVPIYEIFKQGIDYKQIHFNEMGNNDAVIEAVLSNKADAGFVRTGIIEKWVAAGKLKLDQLRIINQKTDRAFPQLLSTSLYPEWPFIILPGLDDDLKRDITVALFSLKADSPAAKQAGIAGFVAPLDYKPLEDLLRELKLPPYDIQDKITFEELWQQYHLLIIGITIAILIFIILLTVSHKRLRTIQRQQHTLNRQNQIDEVLLTLPKFAEEHTEPDLMQYAMERIEELTDSEISFIHFIDEAKQEINLVAWSHNTLKNYCHVANYDSHYPISEAGVWAEAARQKKVVMINDYVTYQHKQGLPEGHAPLNRMISLPVLEKDQVVLLAGIGNKKSDYSQQDSDTCQLICNELWHLIKERRSLHKIESQKTQFERLLDDLGNNHLVYSHNGAEGILNYVSAGVVDIFEISIDEILHRPWFEKINWLPSSIQEGKKSVEKIITGEEPNNSLVLHFITPKSQQLKTILIQQHGVHQEGELISIDGLVTDITQQVASEKHLKQAATVFESANEGILICDKNNQILRANKRVTEITGYQEEELLGKDPNIFNSGQQDDDFYKSLWNSLSTQGIWEGEIWNRRKNGDVYPQSLKISTVFDSQNQPEYYIALLSDITYEKEHQLQLEKMAHYDALTELPNRFLLSDRITQAIANIQRSEEMIALMFIDLDGFKQINDNYGHQAGDFLLKTIANRFLDTIRESDTVSRIGGDEFVILVTGNKYQHEFQGIEARLLANASDEVSYENHSLQVSCSIGVVYYNHNYPDKIGSEQLLRYADQTMYEAKQQGKNRVVHYEWNNLDGKQELLSAMLNKEFELYYQPKVNCKTGQTLSLEGLIRWIHPQHGLIPPIDFLNKIQQFDLMDTFSEYVLEQGVQSLKKINAKGYQLGVSLNIEGSILLNQSFRNKLLQLFADNPDVLPEQLTLELLESSALEDVHKIARQITQLQTEGFKFAIDDFGTGHASLNYLKNLPVDEVKIDQEFIREIFSETNSLSIIEAIKSMAEAFNLTVVAEGAETEKHIELLLQLGIESIQGYAIAKPMNQEQVFEWLNNPNINPKWQTIIEINGLEKRILKAQLAHSAWIDRIESVVTGNLDIESINDLSHTQCEFGLWLHSKGSQIIKNKSVFEQINILHQEIHSIAHQAIQSLELDDKAEAQRVLAVLKGKSVAFCDYLRDSTLQK; encoded by the coding sequence ATGAAATATTTCGTGACACTACTCATTCTAATTCTAGCTCCTGTTTTTACACAAGCGGTCAGTGCTTCTCAAAAGCTAGTACTTGGTGTGTACCAATATCAATCGATAGAATCAGTGCAAAACCAATACCAGGCTTTGGCCGATTACCTTTCCGACACTCTGCCTAACCACCAAGTCGAACTTAAAGTATACAGCTCTGAAGCCCTTATAGAGGCAGCGCGCAGAAAGCAGGTCGATTTAGTACTTACCAATCCCAATTCGTTCGAGATATTAAGAACCGAAGTGCTACTGAATGGCATCACCGCTACCCAACAAACTCTCTTCAACAACCAGGCTTTAGATAGCCTGGGGGGCGTTATTTTTACAAGAAACAATGCGTCGACTATTCAAACATTAAACGATTTGCCAGGTAAAAATATCGCCATCCCGACCTTAAACAATACCGGCGCTTATCGAGTTCCTATCTATGAGATATTTAAACAAGGCATCGACTATAAACAAATCCATTTTAATGAGATGGGTAATAACGATGCGGTCATAGAAGCCGTTTTGAGTAATAAAGCCGATGCTGGGTTTGTGCGCACCGGCATCATTGAAAAGTGGGTTGCAGCAGGCAAACTCAAGCTAGATCAATTACGGATTATCAACCAAAAAACCGATCGTGCTTTTCCACAACTGCTTTCGACCAGTCTCTACCCGGAATGGCCGTTTATCATTCTGCCAGGTTTAGATGATGATCTTAAAAGAGATATTACCGTCGCGTTGTTCTCGTTGAAAGCGGATAGCCCTGCCGCAAAACAAGCCGGAATCGCGGGTTTTGTCGCACCCTTAGACTATAAACCCCTTGAAGACCTCTTAAGGGAACTAAAGTTACCACCTTATGATATTCAAGACAAAATCACCTTTGAAGAGTTATGGCAGCAGTACCATCTTTTAATCATAGGCATTACTATCGCCATTTTGATTTTTATTATTTTGTTAACCGTTTCTCACAAACGATTGAGAACCATCCAGCGACAACAACACACTCTCAATCGTCAAAACCAAATCGATGAGGTGCTTTTAACACTTCCAAAATTTGCCGAAGAACATACTGAACCTGATTTAATGCAGTATGCCATGGAACGCATCGAAGAGTTAACCGACAGTGAAATCAGTTTTATTCACTTTATAGACGAAGCTAAACAAGAGATAAACCTGGTGGCTTGGTCCCACAACACCTTAAAAAATTACTGTCATGTCGCCAACTATGATTCGCACTACCCGATAAGTGAGGCCGGCGTTTGGGCTGAGGCGGCACGCCAAAAAAAGGTGGTTATGATTAATGATTATGTCACTTATCAACACAAACAAGGCCTTCCAGAAGGTCACGCTCCTTTAAACCGTATGATTTCTCTGCCTGTATTGGAAAAAGACCAGGTGGTTCTATTGGCAGGTATAGGTAATAAAAAATCCGACTACAGCCAGCAAGATAGCGACACTTGCCAACTGATTTGTAATGAACTTTGGCATTTGATTAAAGAACGCCGCTCCTTGCATAAAATCGAGTCGCAAAAAACCCAGTTTGAACGGTTACTCGATGACTTGGGAAATAACCATTTGGTTTACTCACACAATGGCGCGGAAGGCATACTGAATTATGTTTCAGCCGGGGTTGTTGATATTTTTGAAATATCCATTGACGAAATTTTACATAGACCATGGTTTGAAAAGATCAACTGGCTACCAAGCTCTATCCAGGAAGGGAAGAAATCTGTTGAAAAGATCATTACCGGTGAAGAACCTAACAACAGTTTAGTGCTCCATTTCATCACCCCCAAAAGCCAACAATTAAAAACCATTTTGATTCAGCAACATGGTGTCCATCAAGAGGGGGAACTGATCTCAATTGACGGTCTAGTCACCGATATCACCCAACAAGTTGCTTCAGAAAAACACCTTAAACAAGCCGCCACGGTCTTTGAATCCGCCAATGAAGGTATTCTTATTTGTGATAAAAACAATCAAATATTAAGGGCGAATAAAAGAGTCACGGAGATAACCGGCTACCAAGAGGAGGAACTTTTAGGAAAAGACCCTAATATCTTCAATTCCGGCCAACAAGATGACGATTTTTACAAATCCCTGTGGAACTCTTTATCAACACAAGGTATTTGGGAGGGCGAAATATGGAATCGCCGTAAAAATGGTGACGTCTATCCACAAAGCTTAAAAATAAGTACAGTTTTCGATTCCCAAAACCAACCCGAATACTATATAGCCTTGCTTTCGGATATCACCTACGAAAAGGAACATCAACTCCAGCTGGAAAAAATGGCGCATTATGATGCCCTTACCGAGCTCCCTAATCGCTTTTTACTCTCCGATCGCATCACCCAAGCGATTGCCAATATCCAGCGTAGCGAAGAGATGATTGCCTTGATGTTTATAGACCTGGATGGTTTTAAACAGATCAATGACAACTACGGTCACCAGGCTGGCGACTTTTTACTGAAAACCATCGCCAACCGATTCTTGGACACCATTCGCGAAAGTGACACGGTATCGCGCATTGGCGGAGATGAATTTGTCATCCTGGTAACCGGAAATAAATATCAACATGAGTTCCAGGGTATTGAAGCACGATTACTTGCAAACGCATCAGATGAAGTTTCATACGAAAACCATTCGCTACAGGTTTCGTGCAGTATCGGTGTGGTTTACTACAACCACAACTACCCTGATAAAATCGGTTCAGAGCAGCTGTTACGCTATGCCGACCAAACGATGTATGAAGCTAAACAGCAGGGCAAGAACAGAGTCGTTCACTATGAGTGGAATAACCTAGATGGCAAACAAGAACTGTTATCGGCGATGCTCAATAAAGAATTTGAGCTGTATTATCAGCCGAAAGTGAATTGTAAAACGGGTCAAACCCTCTCTTTAGAAGGACTCATTCGCTGGATTCACCCGCAGCACGGCCTGATACCTCCGATTGATTTTCTTAATAAGATCCAACAATTCGATTTAATGGATACCTTTAGCGAATATGTGCTTGAGCAGGGTGTTCAATCATTGAAGAAAATCAATGCAAAAGGCTATCAACTTGGTGTGAGTTTAAATATCGAAGGTTCAATTCTGTTGAACCAAAGCTTTCGTAATAAACTCTTACAACTCTTTGCCGACAACCCTGATGTCCTTCCTGAACAGCTGACTTTAGAACTACTGGAAAGCTCAGCGCTGGAAGACGTTCACAAGATTGCCAGACAGATAACACAACTGCAAACCGAAGGTTTTAAGTTTGCCATCGATGATTTTGGAACAGGTCACGCGTCACTGAACTATTTAAAGAACTTACCGGTAGATGAAGTCAAAATAGACCAAGAGTTTATTCGTGAGATTTTCTCCGAAACCAACAGTTTGAGTATTATTGAAGCGATTAAATCCATGGCTGAAGCATTTAATTTAACCGTGGTGGCTGAAGGTGCTGAAACCGAAAAACACATTGAACTTCTTCTGCAATTGGGCATTGAATCCATCCAAGGTTACGCCATTGCCAAACCGATGAATCAAGAACAAGTATTTGAGTGGTTAAACAATCCAAATATCAATCCAAAATGGCAAACGATCATCGAGATAAACGGTTTAGAAAAGCGCATTTTAAAGGCTCAATTAGCCCATTCTGCCTGGATTGATAGAATCGAATCGGTTGTCACCGGTAATTTAGATATCGAGAGCATCAATGACTTATCCCATACCCAATGTGAATTTGGGTTATGGCTGCATTCCAAGGGTTCACAGATAATCAAAAATAAGAGCGTGTTTGAGCAGATCAATATCCTGCATCAAGAAATTCATAGTATCGCTCACCAAGCGATTCAATCTCTTGAACTGGATGACAAAGCCGAAGCTCAACGAGTGCTTGCTGTTTTAAAAGGCAAAAGTGTCGCGTTCTGTGATTACCTTAGAGACAGTACCTTGCAAAAATAA
- a CDS encoding ABC transporter substrate-binding protein, with product MKLIKFWVIFTALLLLNGCFNPEPAKIAHFSWVGYEMPFISGEVDRYPQVEYIKTQNASHTMQLLKNKQVDAGYLTLDQVLQMRDQGVDLKVVLVSDISAGADIVLAQPGIQTAADIKGKVIGYEKNALSEIILYHFLEKYRLTPADVTLHDIREEDKPKAFQDNEIDIIITYFPYANNLLKMGANELFDSSEIPETILDVLAVRESVFKEKRSAICSSVQIHLKGVDYLKKNYEDSKYQLAQRLNASAQEVEQSLNGITIPSSGANYHLLKEQSGFAELSNNLLQLMQQANMLKNQDDLTNLFSNQCIK from the coding sequence ATGAAACTAATCAAGTTTTGGGTGATTTTTACGGCTTTACTGCTATTGAATGGCTGTTTCAACCCTGAACCAGCGAAAATCGCACACTTTTCTTGGGTGGGTTATGAAATGCCTTTTATCTCAGGTGAGGTTGATCGTTATCCTCAAGTTGAGTACATCAAAACCCAAAACGCTTCTCACACCATGCAACTTCTTAAAAACAAGCAAGTGGATGCGGGTTATTTAACCTTAGACCAAGTGTTGCAAATGCGTGATCAAGGGGTTGATTTAAAAGTGGTGTTGGTCAGTGATATTTCAGCCGGTGCGGATATTGTATTGGCTCAACCCGGTATCCAAACGGCCGCAGATATCAAGGGCAAAGTCATTGGCTATGAAAAAAATGCCTTAAGTGAAATCATACTTTACCACTTTTTAGAAAAGTATCGACTTACCCCAGCCGATGTAACACTGCACGATATCCGTGAAGAAGATAAGCCCAAAGCCTTTCAAGACAATGAAATCGACATTATCATCACCTATTTCCCTTATGCCAACAATCTATTAAAAATGGGGGCAAATGAACTTTTTGATAGTTCGGAAATACCCGAAACCATACTGGATGTATTAGCCGTTAGAGAGTCGGTATTTAAGGAAAAACGGTCGGCAATCTGTAGTTCTGTGCAAATTCATCTCAAGGGCGTAGACTACCTTAAAAAGAATTATGAAGATTCCAAGTATCAATTGGCGCAACGGCTTAATGCTTCAGCCCAAGAAGTGGAGCAGAGCCTGAATGGCATAACCATTCCTTCTTCTGGGGCGAATTATCATCTTTTAAAAGAGCAAAGCGGTTTTGCAGAACTGTCAAACAATTTATTACAGTTGATGCAACAGGCCAATATGCTTAAAAACCAGGATGATTTAACCAATTTATTCAGTAACCAATGTATTAAATAG
- a CDS encoding sensor domain-containing diguanylate cyclase has translation MSLHLNSSTKIKLFGVILGILIVCSFATLQFIVLFGVIKPTAYFVPSIVGGLSGFFIATWFNKLSEAKKEAEESHNRLKLVLEGTQTGLWDWFPKTNVVIFDEQWCRLLGYQLDEIEPAFESWQSRVHPKDLEQCYADIKRHIDGETSFYSNIHRMKHKDGHWVYILDRGQIIERDADNQPIRFTGTHTDISQLKEMENALEHSNKRLKQLTLRDGLTGLHNRRALDEHLIQEWGHWERNQTSISVLMVDIDFFKQFNDLYGHIKGDECLKQVAKVLQSSVKRTNDMAARYGGEEFLIILSGVTRTEAFSIAQKIHDDIERLAIPHKNSSIALQVTVSIGINGCDAEQRCRSYQALIEGADKALYEAKQLGRNRTVLYNGCMAK, from the coding sequence ATGTCATTACACTTGAATAGCAGCACAAAAATTAAGCTTTTTGGAGTCATTTTAGGGATCTTAATCGTCTGTAGTTTTGCTACGCTGCAATTCATTGTGCTATTTGGTGTAATCAAACCTACGGCCTATTTTGTCCCCAGTATCGTGGGTGGTTTATCGGGGTTTTTCATCGCCACCTGGTTCAATAAACTCTCCGAGGCAAAAAAAGAGGCTGAAGAAAGTCATAACCGCTTAAAGCTGGTTTTAGAAGGCACTCAAACAGGCCTATGGGACTGGTTTCCAAAAACCAATGTCGTTATTTTTGACGAGCAATGGTGTCGTTTACTAGGTTATCAGCTAGATGAGATTGAACCCGCATTCGAGAGCTGGCAAAGCCGTGTACACCCAAAAGACCTAGAACAGTGCTATGCAGACATAAAACGCCATATAGACGGCGAAACCTCTTTTTACAGCAATATACACCGAATGAAGCACAAAGACGGTCATTGGGTTTATATCCTTGACCGCGGTCAAATCATTGAACGTGACGCGGACAACCAACCAATTAGATTTACCGGCACCCATACGGATATTAGCCAGCTAAAAGAGATGGAGAATGCGCTGGAACACTCCAACAAAAGACTCAAACAACTTACTTTAAGAGACGGCCTTACCGGACTGCATAACCGCCGAGCACTGGATGAACATTTAATTCAAGAGTGGGGGCATTGGGAACGCAACCAAACCTCAATAAGTGTGCTAATGGTGGATATCGACTTCTTTAAACAATTCAATGACCTCTACGGCCACATCAAAGGAGATGAGTGTCTAAAACAGGTGGCTAAAGTCTTGCAATCAAGCGTCAAACGCACCAACGATATGGCCGCACGTTACGGTGGCGAAGAATTCTTAATCATTCTTTCAGGTGTAACCAGAACAGAAGCTTTCTCGATTGCCCAAAAAATCCATGACGATATCGAGCGCCTGGCGATTCCGCATAAAAATTCTAGCATTGCTTTACAGGTAACCGTATCGATAGGGATCAATGGTTGCGATGCTGAACAGCGATGCCGTTCTTATCAAGCCCTAATTGAGGGTGCGGATAAAGCCCTTTATGAGGCGAAACAACTTGGAAGAAATAGAACCGTTTTATACAACGGATGTATGGCTAAATAA